From Deinococcus yavapaiensis KR-236, a single genomic window includes:
- a CDS encoding non-heme iron oxygenase ferredoxin subunit yields MTASTRVLVGKVDELTEGSQTEVKVDGKSVLVVCYEGQYYALRNNCSHKDYPLKGGDVDMGRITCEKHGAKFELATGKAKTLPAVKPVQIYKTQIDGEELFVLPL; encoded by the coding sequence GTGACTGCTTCGACTCGCGTTCTCGTCGGCAAGGTCGACGAGTTGACGGAAGGTTCTCAGACGGAAGTGAAGGTGGACGGCAAGAGCGTCCTCGTCGTGTGTTACGAGGGGCAGTACTACGCCCTTCGCAACAATTGTTCGCACAAGGACTACCCGTTGAAGGGCGGTGATGTCGACATGGGAAGGATCACGTGCGAGAAGCACGGCGCGAAGTTCGAACTCGCCACCGGAAAGGCGAAGACGTTGCCTGCCGTGAAGCCCGTGCAAATCTACAAGACGCAGATCGACGGGGAAGAACTCTTCGTCTTGCCCTTGTGA
- a CDS encoding DoxX family protein: protein MKESVVLCILFVAAGTGHFVRPDVFERIVPPGVPAREAVLLSGAAEIVGGLGLLSPTTRRAAGAGLIALLLAVWPANLWMALNANAFEGIPPWLVWARVPLQLPLIWWVWRVTRPNARSV, encoded by the coding sequence GTGAAGGAAAGCGTTGTGTTGTGCATCCTGTTCGTCGCGGCGGGAACAGGGCACTTCGTGCGGCCCGACGTGTTCGAACGCATCGTTCCTCCAGGCGTTCCCGCGCGAGAAGCCGTCTTGCTGAGCGGCGCGGCAGAAATCGTGGGTGGGCTGGGTCTCCTCTCCCCTACCACGCGGCGCGCGGCGGGCGCCGGGTTGATCGCGCTGCTGCTCGCCGTGTGGCCTGCCAACCTCTGGATGGCCCTCAACGCCAATGCGTTCGAGGGCATCCCGCCGTGGTTGGTGTGGGCGCGCGTCCCGCTGCAGCTTCCGCTGATTTGGTGGGTGTGGCGTGTAACGCGACCGAACGCTCGTTCGGTATAG
- a CDS encoding 30S ribosomal protein S1, whose product MEDQVTPTPQQDGGTQPEAEGTTATPTAETATATPEAVSASNATEEYPAMTFEDLDASFQNLPGAREINRGDIVDGTVVFIGSEGIAVDVGAKIEGVIPFSQVADEPITMEQAQAMFKPGDKIEAYVVRSDIPNGVIVLSKKRADQDKGWRVLADLQARNESFEVDITEKVRGGLVAQVEGIRAFLPASQVDTRRVNDLDPYVGKPLRVKLIELNRKRNRVIISHRSILEDEKAKARESTMGKLVPGAVFEGEVVEITDFGVFVNLGGLDGLVHRSELTFGRFNHPREVVKVGDKVQVQIIDVDPERERINLSMKALSNDPWQSAVEKYAIGQKVTGKVTNLTNFGAFVEIEAGLEGLVHVSEMSWTKRIRHPNEVLKEGDEVEAIILRIEPKDRRISLGLRQTSDDPWSALPDRYPPGTPVKGKVTGITDFGVFMEIEPGIEGLIHISELDTQRVNNPADLFKKGDEIEAVILNIDPVEQRASLSRRRALGGGGNPRDFVSQGGGQRGDRGQGGQGGGGRRRRDGIDYDYSYAAKDASSGKISTKLGDVYADLFAQFGLGGKDEAKDEGKKE is encoded by the coding sequence ATGGAAGACCAGGTTACCCCGACCCCCCAGCAAGATGGGGGCACTCAGCCCGAAGCCGAGGGCACGACCGCTACGCCCACCGCTGAAACCGCGACCGCTACGCCCGAGGCCGTCAGTGCTTCGAACGCGACCGAAGAGTACCCTGCGATGACGTTCGAGGATCTCGACGCGTCGTTCCAGAACCTTCCGGGCGCGCGCGAGATCAACCGCGGCGACATCGTGGACGGTACCGTCGTGTTCATCGGCAGCGAGGGCATCGCCGTCGATGTCGGCGCGAAGATCGAGGGCGTCATTCCGTTCTCGCAAGTCGCCGACGAGCCGATCACGATGGAGCAGGCGCAGGCGATGTTCAAGCCCGGGGACAAAATCGAAGCGTACGTCGTGCGCTCCGACATCCCCAACGGCGTGATCGTGCTCAGCAAGAAGCGCGCTGATCAGGACAAGGGCTGGCGTGTGCTCGCCGACCTGCAGGCGAGGAACGAATCGTTCGAGGTGGATATCACCGAGAAGGTTCGTGGGGGCCTCGTCGCGCAAGTCGAAGGCATTCGCGCCTTCCTGCCCGCCTCGCAGGTCGACACGCGCCGCGTGAACGACCTCGATCCGTACGTCGGCAAGCCCTTGCGCGTCAAGCTCATCGAGCTCAACCGCAAGCGCAACCGCGTCATCATCTCGCATCGCTCGATCCTCGAAGATGAGAAGGCCAAGGCGCGCGAGTCCACCATGGGCAAGCTCGTTCCTGGCGCCGTCTTCGAAGGCGAAGTCGTCGAGATCACGGACTTCGGCGTGTTCGTCAACCTGGGCGGACTCGACGGTCTCGTCCACCGTTCCGAGCTCACCTTCGGCCGCTTCAACCACCCGCGTGAAGTCGTGAAGGTCGGCGACAAGGTCCAAGTCCAGATCATCGACGTCGATCCCGAGCGCGAGCGCATCAACCTCTCGATGAAGGCGCTGTCCAACGATCCTTGGCAGTCCGCCGTCGAGAAGTACGCGATCGGCCAGAAGGTCACCGGTAAGGTCACGAACCTGACGAACTTCGGCGCGTTCGTCGAAATCGAGGCGGGCCTCGAAGGTCTCGTGCATGTTTCCGAAATGAGCTGGACGAAGCGCATTCGTCACCCGAACGAAGTCCTCAAGGAAGGGGACGAAGTCGAGGCGATTATCTTGCGCATCGAACCGAAGGACCGTCGCATCAGCCTCGGCCTTCGCCAGACCAGCGACGATCCGTGGAGCGCCTTGCCCGACCGTTACCCCCCCGGCACGCCGGTCAAGGGCAAGGTCACCGGCATCACGGACTTCGGCGTGTTCATGGAGATCGAGCCGGGCATCGAAGGTCTCATCCACATCTCCGAGCTCGACACGCAGCGAGTGAACAATCCCGCCGATCTCTTCAAGAAGGGCGACGAGATCGAAGCCGTGATTCTCAACATCGATCCCGTGGAGCAACGCGCGAGCCTCTCGCGTCGTCGCGCCCTCGGCGGTGGCGGCAACCCCCGCGATTTCGTGTCGCAGGGCGGCGGTCAACGCGGTGATCGTGGTCAGGGCGGTCAAGGTGGCGGCGGTCGTCGTCGTCGCGACGGCATCGACTACGACTACAGCTACGCGGCCAAGGACGCGTCCAGCGGCAAGATCAGCACGAAGCTCGGCGACGTGTACGCCGACCTCTTCGCGCAGTTCGGTCTTGGCGGCAAGGACGAAGCCAAGGACGAAGGCAAGAAGGAGTAA
- a CDS encoding acetyl-CoA C-acetyltransferase, with amino-acid sequence MSRIVIAAAKRTPIGSFLGSLKDVPAVDLGVAAAKAVLEGVRGDDIADVIVGNVLQAGQGMNPARQISVKVGLGHHVPGQTVNRVCGSGLQAIISAVQGIKSGDGQVYLAGGIENMSRAPYLLPRAREGYRMGHGELLDSMMSDGLTDVFHGYAMGVTAENIAKQWNITREEQDAFAAESQRRATAAIESGAFTNEVTPVEVPGKKGVSIFDRDEYVRPGTTVETLGKLRPAFDKNGTVTAGNASGINDGAAMLLITTDEYAAANGLTPLAEIASYATIGVDPQIMGIGPAKAVPLALGKLGMTPKDVDLYELNEAFAVQSLAVVRDLGIDDSNVNVTGGAIALGHPIGASGARVLVTLVHALRTAGKETGVASLCIGGGMGIALVVRAL; translated from the coding sequence ATGAGCAGAATCGTCATCGCGGCGGCCAAGCGCACGCCGATCGGAAGCTTCCTGGGCAGCCTCAAGGACGTGCCCGCCGTCGACCTTGGCGTGGCGGCCGCCAAAGCCGTACTCGAGGGCGTGCGAGGCGACGACATCGCCGACGTGATCGTCGGGAACGTGCTGCAAGCAGGACAAGGCATGAATCCCGCTCGGCAAATCTCGGTGAAGGTCGGCTTGGGACACCACGTTCCCGGTCAAACCGTGAACCGCGTCTGCGGCAGCGGCCTTCAAGCGATCATCTCGGCCGTGCAGGGCATCAAGTCAGGCGACGGACAGGTGTACCTCGCGGGCGGCATCGAAAACATGAGCCGCGCGCCGTACCTGCTGCCGCGAGCGCGAGAAGGCTACCGCATGGGCCACGGCGAGTTGCTCGACTCGATGATGTCGGACGGCCTCACCGACGTGTTCCACGGTTACGCGATGGGCGTCACCGCCGAGAACATCGCCAAGCAGTGGAACATCACCCGAGAAGAGCAGGACGCCTTCGCCGCCGAGAGTCAGCGTCGCGCGACCGCCGCGATCGAGTCGGGCGCGTTCACGAATGAAGTCACTCCCGTGGAAGTGCCCGGCAAGAAGGGCGTGTCGATCTTCGACCGTGACGAGTACGTGCGCCCTGGCACGACCGTGGAGACGCTCGGGAAGTTGCGCCCCGCCTTCGACAAGAACGGCACGGTCACGGCAGGCAACGCCAGCGGAATCAACGACGGCGCGGCGATGCTGCTGATCACCACGGACGAGTACGCCGCCGCGAACGGCCTGACGCCCCTGGCGGAGATCGCTTCGTACGCGACGATCGGCGTCGATCCGCAAATCATGGGCATCGGACCGGCCAAAGCCGTACCGCTCGCCCTCGGAAAGCTCGGGATGACCCCGAAGGACGTCGACCTGTACGAGCTCAACGAGGCGTTCGCCGTGCAGTCGCTCGCCGTCGTGCGTGACCTTGGCATCGACGACTCGAACGTGAACGTCACGGGCGGCGCCATCGCCCTCGGACACCCGATCGGAGCGTCGGGCGCGCGCGTCCTCGTGACCCTCGTGCACGCCCTGCGCACCGCCGGGAAGGAGACGGGCGTGGCGAGCTTGTGCATCGGAGGCGGCATGGGCATCGCGTTGGTCGTCCGCGCCTTGTAA